Proteins encoded in a region of the Nicotiana tomentosiformis chromosome 9, ASM39032v3, whole genome shotgun sequence genome:
- the LOC138898807 gene encoding uncharacterized protein codes for MDNIVGEVHESHKITFHEDELPPEGLSHNKMLHITVQFEDKFIARVLIDGGSSLNICPLTTLKILGKGLHEIQMGSMNVKAFDGSQRATIREIIVDLQMGPTWFDVEFHVLDIPATYNLLLGRLWIHAVGALDSTLHKVVKFEWNH; via the coding sequence ATGGATAACATAGTCGGAGAAGTACATGAGAGTCATAAaattactttccacgaagatgagttaCCACCAGAAGGGTTGAGCCACAACAAAATGTTGCACATCACTgtgcaatttgaggataagttcattgctagggtcctgatagatggaggttcaagCCTGAACATATGCCCGCTGACCACTCTAAAAATATTAGGTAAAGGCCTACATGAGATACAGatgggaagtatgaatgtgaaagcgttcgatggatctcagagagccactataAGAGAAATCATCGTTGATCTACAGATGGGACCGACCTGGTTTGATGTCGAATTCCATGTACTAGATATACCTGCCACTTACAACCTGTTGTTGGGACGATTATGGATACATGCAGTTGGGGCATTAGATTCTACTCTGCACAAGGttgtgaagttcgagtggaatcattag